One genomic segment of Clostridium saccharoperbutylacetonicum N1-4(HMT) includes these proteins:
- a CDS encoding DUF1292 domain-containing protein codes for MDKDAKYVYIPDQDGNDVKFEVVIYFEIEKLKGQYIVATPADDETDEAYAFKIFKDGDGSEIFIALEDDDEEFEMVLETYNTLMDEDGLIEE; via the coding sequence ATGGATAAAGATGCAAAATATGTATATATACCTGATCAAGATGGAAATGATGTTAAATTTGAGGTTGTGATATACTTTGAAATAGAAAAACTTAAAGGTCAGTATATCGTTGCTACGCCAGCAGATGATGAAACTGATGAAGCCTATGCTTTTAAAATCTTTAAAGATGGAGATGGAAGCGAGATCTTTATAGCATTAGAAGATGATGATGAAGAATTTGAAATGGTATTAGAAACATATAATACTCTTATGGATGAAGATGGATTAATAGAAGAATAA
- a CDS encoding IreB family regulatory phosphoprotein produces the protein MSNNIEHTMQFDLSKNKEALTKTILTEVYNSLKEKGYNPINQLVGYLLSGDPTYITNYNGARALVRKLERDDILEEVIKSYLEIK, from the coding sequence ATGAGTAATAATATTGAACATACAATGCAATTTGATTTAAGTAAGAATAAAGAAGCTCTTACAAAAACAATATTAACAGAGGTTTATAATTCGTTAAAAGAAAAAGGATATAATCCTATAAACCAATTAGTTGGATATTTGCTTTCAGGAGACCCTACTTACATCACTAATTACAACGGAGCAAGAGCTTTAGTAAGAAAACTCGAAAGAGATGACATACTAGAAGAAGTTATAAAGTCTTATTTAGAGATAAAGTAG
- the ruvX gene encoding Holliday junction resolvase RuvX — MRILGLDVGQKTIGVAVSDPLGFTAQGLTTIRRTNKEKDIQEIKNFCDQYDAKVILIGLPKNMNGTIGPSGEIIMAFGKLLEEELKLEVKFWDERLTTVAAHRAMLEADLSRNKRKKIVDKVASTFILQGYLDMISRK, encoded by the coding sequence TTGAGAATACTAGGATTGGATGTTGGTCAAAAAACTATAGGAGTGGCTGTAAGTGATCCTTTAGGGTTTACAGCACAAGGGTTGACAACAATAAGAAGAACGAATAAAGAAAAGGATATTCAAGAAATAAAGAACTTCTGTGATCAATATGATGCTAAAGTTATATTAATAGGATTACCTAAAAATATGAACGGAACAATAGGACCATCAGGTGAAATTATAATGGCTTTTGGCAAATTGCTTGAAGAAGAACTTAAGCTTGAAGTGAAATTTTGGGATGAACGTTTAACAACGGTTGCAGCACATAGGGCTATGCTTGAAGCAGACTTATCAAGAAATAAGAGAAAAAAAATAGTTGATAAAGTTGCATCAACATTTATACTTCAAGGATATTTGGATATGATTTCAAGAAAATAA